The following proteins are co-located in the Halarcobacter sp. genome:
- a CDS encoding branched-chain amino acid transaminase: MTEAKYIWMDGKFVDWKDAKVHVLSHTLHYGNGAIEGTKAYKTHDGRCAIFKLNEHTKRLINSAKMTLIDVPFSVDELNEAQIELLQKNELFEGAYIRPLVYLGYGVMGLYHKDAPAQVSISAWEWGAYLGEEGMKKGVRVKISSMTRTPNTSGMGKAKAVANYLNSQMAKFEAVEAGYDEALLRDDQGYIAEASGACFFIVRDGKIITPPNDNSLESITQATVIDIAEDLGYEVIRRRITREEIYVADEAFFTGTAVEVTPIREVDCRVIGEGERGPITEALQKAYFDVVQGKNEKYEKYLTYIN, from the coding sequence ATGACTGAAGCAAAATACATCTGGATGGATGGAAAATTTGTTGATTGGAAAGACGCAAAAGTTCATGTATTAAGTCACACTTTACACTATGGTAATGGTGCGATTGAAGGAACAAAAGCATATAAAACACATGATGGTAGATGTGCAATTTTTAAACTAAACGAACATACAAAAAGATTAATTAATTCAGCAAAAATGACACTAATTGACGTGCCATTTAGTGTTGATGAATTAAATGAAGCACAAATTGAACTACTACAAAAGAATGAATTATTTGAAGGTGCTTATATTAGACCTCTAGTGTATCTTGGTTATGGTGTTATGGGACTTTACCATAAAGATGCACCTGCACAAGTTTCTATTTCTGCGTGGGAATGGGGAGCTTATTTAGGTGAGGAAGGAATGAAAAAAGGTGTTAGAGTAAAAATATCATCTATGACAAGAACTCCAAATACTTCAGGTATGGGAAAAGCAAAAGCAGTTGCAAACTACCTAAACTCTCAAATGGCTAAGTTTGAAGCAGTTGAAGCTGGATATGATGAAGCTTTATTAAGAGATGACCAAGGTTATATTGCTGAAGCTTCTGGTGCTTGCTTCTTTATAGTAAGAGATGGTAAGATTATAACTCCACCAAATGATAACTCTTTAGAATCAATTACTCAAGCAACTGTAATTGATATTGCTGAAGATTTAGGTTATGAGGTGATTAGAAGAAGAATAACAAGAGAAGAGATTTATGTAGCTGATGAAGCCTTCTTTACCGGTACTGCTGTAGAAGTAACTCCTATTAGAGAAGTTGATTGCAGAGTAATTGGTGAAGGAGAAAGAGGACCAATTACAGAAGCTCTTCAAAAAGCGTATTTCGATGTAGTTCAAGGGAAGAACGAAAAGTACGAAAAATACTTAACATATATAAACTAA
- a CDS encoding methyltransferase domain-containing protein, translated as MSQQHFWNEKFSREGYLYGKRPNAFIESCSNYFDRKKSFLCLGEGEGRNAIYFAKKGFDITALDASDIGLKKLEEFAKYESVHVKTKCIDLNKWNPSKKYGSIVASYLHMHKDDRKPLFEKIENSLERDGVFIGEFFSTKQLNYSSGGPKDIDLLYTVDDFLDNFNRCEKIKVEEILTNLDEGKGHIGEASVIRVILQKN; from the coding sequence ATGAGTCAACAACATTTTTGGAATGAAAAGTTTTCTAGAGAAGGGTATCTTTATGGTAAAAGACCAAATGCTTTTATAGAGTCTTGTTCTAACTATTTTGATAGAAAAAAAAGTTTTTTATGTTTAGGTGAAGGGGAAGGAAGAAACGCAATCTATTTTGCAAAAAAAGGTTTTGATATAACAGCTCTTGATGCTTCAGACATAGGACTTAAAAAACTTGAAGAGTTTGCAAAATATGAAAGTGTACATGTAAAAACAAAATGTATTGATTTAAATAAATGGAATCCAAGTAAAAAATATGGCTCTATTGTAGCTTCGTATCTACATATGCATAAAGATGATAGAAAACCTTTATTTGAAAAAATTGAAAATAGTTTAGAAAGAGATGGAGTATTTATTGGAGAGTTTTTTTCAACTAAACAATTAAATTATAGTAGTGGTGGACCTAAAGATATAGACTTACTTTATACAGTAGATGATTTTTTAGATAATTTTAATAGGTGTGAAAAGATAAAAGTTGAAGAGATTTTAACAAATCTAGATGAAGGGAAAGGCCATATTGGCGAAGCAAGTGTAATCAGAGTAATTTTACAAAAAAATTAG
- the metH gene encoding methionine synthase produces MIEKIKKIIEKKVLIIDGAMGTQLQLAEIKQEEWQYEGNDLEGCNELLNLTAPHILETIHDNYAKAGANLLTANTFGSMPWVLDEYGIPETSYELSRLGAQIAKKSCEKYSTEDNPKFVFGSIGPGTKLPSLGHITYDEMFEGYKIMAKGLVDGGTDIFLLETCQDPLQIKAALHALKEVAPEIPIMVSVTIEMSGTMLIGTDAMTIAAIMEPFNILSLGFNCGTGPKQVHKHVKALSEVCRFPISVHANAGLPQNRGGQTYYPMGPEEFTKLQKEFLDINGVSFLGGCCGTTPEHIEALASGVKGIVPKKPCGFLKASLASLFNVVPLKQDPAPLLIGERSNATGSKAFRELLKANDYEGTLSVGQQQVRAGAHVVDVSVGFAGRDEREDMDKVVSLYSQKVSLPLMPDSTQIPALEAALKQIGGRPIINSVNLEDGEEKFDEICKLAKKFGAALVCLVIDEIGMAKTKERKLEIAERIYDLCINRHGFKGDDLVFDMLTFTIGSGDEEYRTAGIETLEAIREFQIRHPEVGTTLGLSNISFGLSINARVYLNSIYLDHCVKAGLTSAIVNVKHILPLNKISEEDKKACDDLIFNNQENGDPLFKFIEHFANVGDVQEQSDEEYQKLEPIDKVKKLLLDGDKDRMLPLVEELRHNVNPEIIVNEWLIDGMKVIGELFGSGQMQLPFVLQSAETMKATVDALNPYLPKEEKATETVLVLGTVKGDVHDVGKNLVDIILSNNGFKVINIGIKADLNDFIIAVKEHKAQAIGMSGLLVKSTAVMKENLENLQKEGIDIPVLLGGAALTKGFVNDYCRPIYDGPIFYCRDAFDGVVSMQRIEGGEVDNTALAADLIDEDAIAKQEEEEIIVNEEDVELPEQTEFTFPPLWGRVTQNSSMIDKELSFKWINHRVLFRQRWGYKRGKQDSKEFLKHEKEVVEPLYEKLKEEFIEKELFDPIAIYAYFPCISKENKLYIFSEEYAFHSLEEAKDVPPLEKAIKVFEFPRQKRKPHRCIADFFANDRLDVVAFSLASAGLKLSPYEAELYKESKFSEYYQVHGLGVELAEALAEVIHKQVRLDLDIVPKEGHTLYDVQMKQYVGCRYSPGYAACPELELSRDIFDLLKPEEFGITLSETFQIDPEQSTCAIIVPHHKANYYNI; encoded by the coding sequence ATGATTGAAAAAATAAAAAAAATAATAGAAAAAAAAGTATTAATAATAGATGGTGCAATGGGGACTCAACTCCAACTTGCAGAGATTAAACAAGAAGAGTGGCAATATGAAGGGAATGATTTAGAAGGTTGCAATGAACTTTTAAATTTAACAGCACCTCATATTTTAGAAACAATACACGATAACTATGCAAAAGCGGGAGCAAATCTACTTACAGCCAACACTTTTGGTTCAATGCCTTGGGTTTTAGATGAATATGGAATCCCTGAAACTTCTTATGAATTATCAAGACTTGGCGCTCAAATTGCAAAAAAATCTTGTGAAAAATATAGTACAGAAGATAATCCAAAATTTGTATTTGGTTCTATTGGACCTGGAACAAAACTTCCTAGCCTTGGACATATCACATATGATGAGATGTTTGAAGGATATAAGATTATGGCAAAGGGTTTAGTTGATGGGGGTACTGATATTTTCCTTTTAGAAACATGCCAAGATCCTCTACAAATAAAAGCTGCCCTTCATGCTTTAAAAGAGGTTGCTCCAGAGATCCCAATTATGGTATCTGTAACCATAGAGATGTCAGGAACAATGCTTATTGGAACTGATGCAATGACTATTGCAGCTATAATGGAACCTTTTAATATCTTATCTCTTGGATTTAATTGTGGAACAGGACCAAAACAAGTTCATAAACACGTAAAAGCTTTAAGTGAAGTTTGCAGGTTCCCAATTTCTGTTCATGCAAATGCAGGACTTCCTCAAAATAGAGGTGGACAAACATATTATCCAATGGGACCAGAAGAGTTCACCAAGCTTCAAAAAGAATTCTTAGATATAAATGGAGTTTCATTTTTAGGTGGATGTTGTGGTACGACTCCTGAACATATTGAAGCTTTAGCAAGTGGTGTAAAAGGAATAGTTCCTAAAAAGCCTTGCGGGTTTTTAAAAGCTTCTTTAGCATCACTTTTTAATGTTGTTCCTTTAAAACAAGATCCTGCACCACTTCTAATTGGAGAACGTTCTAATGCAACAGGTTCAAAAGCTTTTAGAGAACTTCTTAAAGCAAATGATTATGAAGGAACTTTATCTGTAGGTCAGCAACAAGTAAGAGCTGGGGCTCATGTAGTCGATGTATCTGTAGGTTTTGCAGGACGTGATGAAAGAGAAGATATGGATAAAGTTGTATCTTTATATTCTCAAAAAGTTTCACTCCCTCTTATGCCTGACTCAACTCAAATACCTGCCCTTGAAGCAGCTTTGAAACAAATTGGTGGAAGACCTATAATCAACTCAGTAAACCTTGAAGATGGGGAAGAAAAGTTTGATGAAATATGTAAATTAGCAAAAAAATTTGGTGCGGCACTTGTATGTTTAGTTATTGATGAAATTGGTATGGCTAAAACAAAAGAGCGTAAACTTGAAATTGCAGAGCGAATTTATGATTTATGTATAAATAGACATGGTTTCAAAGGTGATGACTTAGTTTTTGATATGTTAACTTTTACAATAGGTTCAGGGGATGAAGAGTATAGAACAGCAGGAATTGAAACCCTTGAAGCGATTAGAGAATTTCAAATAAGACATCCTGAAGTGGGAACAACTTTAGGTTTATCAAATATCTCATTTGGACTTTCAATAAATGCCAGAGTCTATCTAAACTCTATCTATCTTGACCATTGTGTAAAAGCAGGATTAACATCTGCAATTGTAAATGTTAAACATATTTTACCTCTTAATAAAATATCTGAAGAGGATAAAAAAGCTTGTGATGATCTAATTTTTAATAATCAAGAAAATGGTGATCCTCTATTTAAATTTATTGAACACTTTGCAAATGTTGGAGATGTTCAAGAACAAAGTGATGAGGAGTATCAAAAGCTTGAACCTATAGATAAGGTTAAAAAACTTTTATTAGATGGGGATAAAGATAGGATGTTACCTCTTGTTGAGGAATTAAGACATAATGTCAATCCTGAAATTATTGTAAATGAATGGCTTATTGATGGTATGAAAGTGATTGGGGAACTATTTGGTAGTGGGCAAATGCAGTTACCATTTGTACTACAGAGTGCTGAGACAATGAAAGCAACAGTAGATGCTCTTAACCCTTATTTACCAAAAGAGGAAAAAGCAACTGAAACAGTTCTTGTTTTAGGAACAGTTAAAGGTGATGTTCATGATGTTGGTAAAAACCTTGTTGATATAATCCTTTCAAATAATGGTTTTAAAGTTATAAATATTGGGATAAAAGCTGATTTAAATGATTTTATTATTGCTGTTAAAGAGCATAAAGCACAAGCGATAGGTATGAGCGGACTACTTGTTAAGTCAACAGCTGTAATGAAAGAAAATCTTGAGAATCTTCAAAAAGAGGGAATAGATATTCCTGTACTTTTAGGTGGAGCAGCTCTAACCAAAGGGTTTGTAAATGATTATTGTAGACCAATTTATGATGGACCAATTTTTTATTGTAGAGATGCTTTTGATGGTGTAGTATCAATGCAAAGAATTGAGGGTGGAGAAGTTGATAATACGGCTCTTGCTGCAGACTTAATAGATGAAGATGCAATAGCTAAACAAGAAGAGGAAGAGATTATTGTAAATGAAGAAGATGTTGAACTACCTGAACAAACAGAGTTCACCTTCCCTCCATTATGGGGTAGAGTTACTCAAAATTCTAGTATGATAGATAAAGAATTATCCTTTAAATGGATAAATCATAGGGTTTTATTTAGACAAAGATGGGGATATAAAAGAGGAAAACAAGATTCAAAAGAGTTTTTAAAACATGAAAAAGAGGTTGTTGAACCTTTATATGAAAAGTTAAAAGAAGAGTTTATTGAAAAAGAACTTTTTGACCCAATAGCTATTTATGCATATTTTCCATGTATTTCAAAGGAAAATAAATTGTATATATTTAGTGAAGAGTACGCTTTTCATTCTTTAGAAGAGGCTAAAGATGTACCACCTTTAGAAAAAGCTATAAAAGTGTTTGAATTTCCTAGACAAAAAAGAAAACCGCACAGATGTATTGCTGATTTTTTTGCAAATGATAGACTTGATGTAGTTGCTTTTTCACTTGCAAGTGCTGGACTTAAACTATCTCCTTATGAAGCAGAACTTTATAAAGAAAGTAAGTTCTCAGAATATTATCAAGTTCATGGTTTAGGTGTGGAATTAGCTGAAGCTTTAGCAGAAGTTATTCACAAACAAGTAAGACTTGATTTAGATATTGTTCCAAAAGAGGGACATACATTATATGATGTACAGATGAAACAATATGTAGGTTGTAGATATTCTCCTGGATACGCTGCTTGTCCTGAGTTAGAATTGAGTCGTGATATTTTTGATTTATTAAAACCAGAAGAGTTTGGAATAACCTTAAGTGAAACTTTTCAAATAGATCCTGAGCAATCAACTTGCGCTATTATAGTACCACATCATAAAGCAAATTATTACAATATATAG
- a CDS encoding YbdK family carboxylate-amine ligase, with product MEFKRFKSGNNFSIGVELELRVLDKTNLLPINEYEYIISNIDKKFKNNITKEFLDSMLEINTPVFYDEKQLILYLKEIISNINGILKNKNLLLQTNGTYAQKCTNINISDNKRYKEIYDEHKALLKNFSICGTHVHIGFKDFEKALKAYNYSIYYLPLFVALSASSIYYDGEDTGIHSFRTKIFERLPKASIPEYFDTFEQMQNLYNLLEDSEVINSTKDVWWDVRIQPELKTLEFRVCDASNDFDRLELIITLFKLICKLSQNEELIKMPMQILKQNLWSATRYSMDGKMITKNGVVKIRKMLKDIIKKGLEISFYDKQSYDKAIKIVEDKSISQQMIELYKETKDLKKIEELGVFK from the coding sequence ATGGAATTTAAGAGATTTAAATCTGGCAATAACTTCAGTATTGGAGTAGAGTTAGAGCTACGAGTTTTAGATAAAACAAACCTACTTCCTATAAATGAATATGAATATATAATTTCAAATATTGATAAAAAATTTAAAAACAATATAACAAAAGAGTTTTTAGATTCTATGCTTGAGATAAATACTCCTGTTTTTTATGATGAAAAACAATTAATCCTTTACTTAAAAGAGATAATTTCCAATATAAATGGAATCTTAAAAAATAAAAACCTACTCTTACAAACAAATGGTACCTATGCACAAAAATGTACTAACATAAATATAAGTGATAACAAAAGATATAAAGAGATATATGATGAGCATAAAGCTTTATTAAAAAATTTTTCAATTTGTGGAACTCACGTACATATAGGCTTTAAAGACTTTGAAAAAGCTTTGAAAGCTTATAACTATTCAATCTATTATCTCCCTTTATTTGTAGCTTTAAGTGCTTCCTCAATATATTATGATGGGGAAGATACTGGTATCCATTCTTTTAGAACAAAAATCTTTGAGAGGTTACCTAAAGCATCAATACCAGAATATTTTGATACCTTTGAACAGATGCAAAATCTATATAATCTTTTAGAAGATTCAGAAGTTATTAACTCTACAAAAGATGTATGGTGGGATGTTAGAATTCAACCAGAATTAAAAACTTTAGAGTTTAGAGTTTGTGATGCATCAAACGATTTTGATAGGTTGGAGTTAATCATTACTTTATTTAAATTAATATGTAAATTATCACAAAATGAAGAGCTTATAAAAATGCCTATGCAAATCTTAAAACAGAACCTATGGAGTGCTACTAGATATTCAATGGATGGTAAGATGATTACTAAAAATGGAGTTGTAAAGATTCGTAAGATGTTAAAAGATATTATAAAAAAAGGTTTGGAAATATCTTTTTATGACAAACAAAGTTATGACAAAGCGATAAAAATAGTTGAAGATAAAAGTATCTCTCAACAAATGATTGAATTATATAAAGAAACAAAAGACTTAAAAAAAATAGAAGAGTTAGGGGTGTTTAAATGA
- the ggt gene encoding gamma-glutamyltransferase yields MKGVVAAGDKNSAQAGADILKEGGNAYDAALAVMLAAPICEPLFTSLGGGGFLLGLEKGKKAELFDFFVEVPKKRIDEPEFYPIYVDFGSAVQEFHIGSGSVAIPGLVEGIYQVHKEKGTLPLSKIIEPAVRYARKGIYLSKMQASFVKLLEPIFTSTKSSMNVYGKDEKNLIDDKHLFKNPNYADFLEAFAKEGSRLFYEGEVANEIEKISKENDGLILKEDLKNYKCIKREPIDFRYKDYEIITNPPPSGGGILIAFTMKLLEEYDLKDFRSYEYVKGLIEAFSTTSDFRTEKVDEFLHDENLKNILSNERLIKNYCTTMSSRLNLWGNTTHLSVIDELGNAVSVTTTNGEGSGHVIPSSGIMLNNMMGEEDLNPHGWFAWDEGIRLPSMMAPTAVLKDGIPKLILGSAGSNRIRSAIVSTMINNLEYGKNLHESINSPRIHYEKGTVCMEPSCDEKIRKELEKHYKLQYFDDLNLFFGGVQAVNDDLEGGCDLRRGAAVIKV; encoded by the coding sequence ATGAAAGGGGTAGTTGCAGCTGGAGATAAAAACTCTGCACAAGCAGGAGCTGATATTTTAAAGGAGGGTGGAAATGCATATGATGCTGCATTAGCAGTTATGTTAGCTGCACCAATATGTGAACCCCTTTTTACATCTCTTGGAGGTGGAGGGTTCCTTTTAGGATTAGAAAAAGGTAAAAAAGCAGAGCTTTTTGATTTCTTTGTTGAGGTACCTAAAAAAAGAATAGATGAGCCAGAGTTTTATCCAATATATGTAGATTTTGGTTCAGCTGTTCAAGAGTTTCATATAGGCTCGGGTTCAGTTGCCATTCCTGGACTTGTAGAAGGGATATATCAAGTTCATAAAGAAAAAGGAACTTTGCCTTTATCTAAGATAATAGAACCAGCAGTTAGATATGCAAGAAAAGGGATATATCTTTCTAAAATGCAAGCAAGTTTTGTAAAGCTTTTAGAACCAATTTTTACATCAACAAAATCTTCTATGAATGTATATGGAAAAGATGAAAAAAATCTAATAGATGATAAGCATCTGTTTAAAAATCCAAATTATGCTGATTTTCTTGAAGCTTTTGCAAAAGAGGGCAGTAGACTTTTTTATGAAGGTGAAGTTGCAAATGAGATAGAAAAGATATCAAAAGAGAATGATGGCTTGATTTTAAAAGAGGATTTAAAAAACTATAAATGTATTAAAAGGGAACCCATAGATTTTAGATATAAAGATTATGAAATAATAACTAATCCACCTCCAAGTGGAGGAGGAATCTTAATAGCTTTTACAATGAAGCTTTTAGAAGAGTATGATTTAAAAGATTTTAGAAGTTATGAGTATGTAAAAGGGCTTATTGAAGCTTTTAGTACAACTAGTGATTTTAGAACAGAAAAGGTTGATGAGTTTTTACACGATGAAAACTTGAAAAATATATTATCAAATGAGAGACTTATTAAAAATTATTGTACAACCATGAGCAGTAGGTTGAATCTTTGGGGAAATACAACCCACCTTTCTGTAATAGATGAACTAGGTAATGCAGTATCAGTCACCACAACAAATGGGGAAGGTTCAGGGCATGTAATACCAAGTTCTGGAATAATGTTAAATAATATGATGGGGGAAGAAGACTTAAACCCACATGGTTGGTTTGCTTGGGATGAGGGGATTAGGCTTCCATCAATGATGGCTCCAACGGCAGTTTTAAAAGATGGAATACCTAAATTGATTTTGGGAAGTGCTGGAAGTAATAGGATTCGTTCAGCAATTGTTTCTACTATGATAAATAATTTGGAGTATGGTAAAAACTTACATGAAAGTATTAACTCTCCTAGAATTCATTATGAGAAAGGTACAGTTTGTATGGAGCCTAGTTGTGATGAAAAAATAAGAAAAGAGTTAGAAAAACATTATAAGCTACAATATTTTGATGATTTGAACCTATTTTTTGGTGGTGTTCAAGCTGTAAATGATGATTTAGAGGGGGGATGTGACTTAAGAAGGGGTGCGGCAGTTATAAAGGTTTGA
- a CDS encoding MnmC family methyltransferase produces MVKHIIPAFSYHKKDQLNILDICFGIGYNTFTTIYYLKKEKLDKKLNIFSPELDLELIESLKDFEYPKEFDGIKDIINKLLKDKKYEDEHIKIELFIGDAREYIKKLDGIDIVYQDAFSSEVNSELWSVEYFKDIYKATNKDCILTTYSVATKVRLSLYKAGFEIYEINPIGKKKQTIALKAKKEFDAKYIDMELKQQRNKEAKAIYD; encoded by the coding sequence TTGGTAAAACATATTATCCCTGCTTTTTCCTATCATAAAAAAGATCAATTAAATATTTTAGATATCTGTTTTGGAATAGGATATAACACCTTTACCACAATCTATTATCTAAAAAAAGAAAAATTGGATAAAAAGCTAAATATCTTTAGTCCTGAACTTGATTTAGAACTTATTGAGTCATTAAAAGATTTTGAGTATCCAAAAGAGTTTGATGGGATAAAAGATATTATAAATAAACTTCTTAAAGATAAAAAATATGAAGATGAACATATAAAAATTGAACTTTTTATAGGTGATGCAAGGGAATATATAAAAAAATTAGATGGTATTGATATAGTTTATCAAGATGCTTTTTCAAGTGAAGTAAACAGTGAACTTTGGAGTGTAGAATATTTTAAAGATATATATAAAGCCACAAATAAAGATTGTATCCTAACCACCTATTCCGTTGCCACAAAGGTAAGACTCTCTTTATATAAAGCTGGGTTTGAGATCTATGAGATAAATCCAATTGGAAAGAAAAAACAAACAATAGCCCTAAAAGCAAAAAAAGAGTTTGATGCAAAATATATTGATATGGAACTAAAACAACAAAGAAATAAAGAAGCAAAAGCTATATATGACTAA